One genomic window of Phoenix dactylifera cultivar Barhee BC4 chromosome 6, palm_55x_up_171113_PBpolish2nd_filt_p, whole genome shotgun sequence includes the following:
- the LOC103705258 gene encoding signal peptide peptidase 1-like, which produces MKTHERAANLALLGLTFAPLVLKVDPNLNVILTACLTVYVGCFRSVKPTPPSETMSNEHAMRFPLVGSAMLLSLFLLFKFFSKDLVNAILTCYFFVLGIIALSATLLPSIKRFLPKHWNEDLIVWRAPYFRSASLEFTRSQIVASIPGTFFCVWYALQKHWLANNILGIAFCIQGIEMLSLGSFKTGAILLAGLFVYDIFWVFFTPVMVSVAKSFDAPIKLLFPTSDLARPFSMLGLGDIVIPGIFVALALRFDVSRGKQIRYFNSAFFGYTLGLVLTIVVMNWFQAAQPALLYIVPSVVGSVAVHCLWNGEAKPLLEYDESKTASASSSSEDGDAKAK; this is translated from the exons ATGAAGACTCATGAACGTGCTGCAAATCTTGCGCTTCTAG GTCTAACCTTTGCACCACTTGTCCTGAAGGTAGATCCCAATTTGAATGTAATTTTGACAGCATGCCTAACTGTTTATGTGGGTTGCTTTCGGTCGGTCAAACCAACACCACCATCA GAAACAATGTCAAACGAACATGCCATGCGCTTTCCTCTTGTTGGGAGTGCAATGCTCCTATCATTGTTTTTACTTTTCAAATTCTTCTCAAAAGATTTGGTGAACGCTATTCTTACATGTTACTTTTTTGTCCTTGGGATCATCGCTCTTTC GGCAACATTGTTACCTTCAATTAAACGTTTTCTTCCAAAACATTGGAATGAAGACCTCATCGTTTGGCGTGCTCCATACTTTCGCT CTGCTTCACTGGAGTTCACCAGGTCTCAGATTGTTGCCTCAATTCCAGGAACCTTTTTCTGTGTGTGGTATGCTTTGCAGAAGCATTGGCTCGCTAACAATATTTTGGGGATTGCATTCTGCATTCAG GGAATTGAAATGCTATCATTGGGCTCATTTAAAACTGGTGCCATTCTATTG GCTGGACTGTTTGTGTATGATATCTTCTGGGTGTTCTTTACTCCTGTGATGGTTAGTGTTGCTAAGTCTTTTGATGCTCCCATAAAG CTTCTATTCCCaacttctgatttggcacggcCTTTTTCCATGCTTGGCCTTGGGGATATTGTGATTCCTG GGATTTTTGTAGCATTGGCATTGCGCTTTGATGTATCAAGAGGAAAACAAATTCGCTATTTTAATAGTGCATTTTTTGGATACACACTTGGTTTGGTCCTTACTATTGTTGTGATGAACTGGTTTCAAGCTGCACAG CCTGCTCTTCTATACATAGTTCCTAGTGTTGTTGGATCTGTGGCTGTCCACTGCCTGTGGAATGGGGAAGCAAAACCG CTTCTAGAGTATGATGAATCAAAGACAGCATCAGCCAGCAGTTCTTCAGAAGATGGAGATGCTAAAGCCAAATAG